The Kocuria turfanensis genome contains the following window.
AATTCACCTGCCGCGTCAGCCCGTGGTCCCAGGGCATCCCCTGACCACTAGTTTGCGGATGCAATTGGCACTCCGACTCTAGAGGCAGTGTGAGGCATGACACGGTGGCTGGCGCATTACTTTTTGAAGTAGCGGCAGAAATGTCCGTGGGCTCGACAGCCGGAACCACCATCGCGGGCGGTGCCGCAACAGGCGGGTCACATCGTTGTTCCTCCTCGGGCGCGGGGCGAGCATGGAAGTCTCGCCCGCCGATCCCCGGAGGAGTCGTCATGGCCTACCAGTTCTATCCCCACATCCCCGTCACCGACCTGGCGCGCTCGCGGGCGTTCTACGAGGCCCTGGGCTGGTCGGTGGCGCCCGGCCTGGAGGAGGGGCACAGCGTGATCCTGGAGCTCGGCGAGAACTTCGGGGTCACCCTCGTGGAGCGCGATTACATGCAGCGGGTCATCGGCGGGGACCAGGAGCTGGCCGACCCCGGCCGCACGGTGAGCGGCGGCTACGCCCTGGTCGTGGACACGCCCGAGGAGGTCGACGCCCTGGCGGAGCGGGCGGTGGCCGCCGGCGCCACCACGCACCGGGCCGAGGACGCCGGCTACATGCGCAACCGGGTCTTCGCCGACCCGGACGGCCACCGGTGGAACATCGCCTGGGTGGATCCGCTCGTGATGGAGCGGAACTGGGACGCGGTCAAGGAGAAGTACCCGGAGGCCGCGCTGCCGCAAGGGTGAGCCGGTCACCCGGCTCAGCCCTTCAGGACCGCTGCCGGTGGTGGAGGATGAGCAGCCGCGCGTAGCCGTCCGTGAGGCGGTCGATGAGGTCGACCTTCAGGTACTCGTCCTCGGAGATCCGGCGCACAGTGTGCAGGGAGGTCCCGTCGAAGGCCACGGGAGGCGGCAGCTCGCCCGGGCCGTCGGGCGGTTCCACCTCCAGCCGCCACGCGCCCAGGTCCTGGTGCGGGGTGGCGTCGGGGCCCGGTGTGCGCGCCCACAACCGGCCGTCCGTGCCCACGACCAGGCCGCCGACGACGTGCCACCCGTGGCCGCTCCGGACCCCGGAGAGCGCACGGCCGAACAGGGGGTAGGACCGGGCGCCCCGGGGGAAGTGCACGAGCCGGGCCGGCTTCAGGCCTTCCGCGCGCAGCAGCTCGCTCGCCTCGACCCCGACCTCCCGCACCTCGGCCAGCGCCTGTTCCAGATCGGCGTCCCGGGCATCGGCCTCCCGGGAATCAGCCTCGGAGCGGGCGCGATCGCCCGACGCCGGCGCCTGCGATCCCGTGGCCGCTACCCGGGAACGTCGTTGGTCCTCGATGCTCATGTCCGTCCCTCGTCTCCGTGGCCACGAGTCTAGGTGAGCCACGGCACACCGGGGGGCGGCGGTCGTCCGGTGGGCCGGATATGTCTCTGCCCGACCTTCCCGGAGTCCGGCGCGGCTCACATCTCGATCCGCCGCGCCTCCCGCAGGTTCGCGAAGCGCTCCGGGTTGGAGGTCAGCACGATCACCTGAGTCCGCTCCCCGGCGGTGGTGATGGCCGAGGCCAGCCGGCGCAGCCGCTGCGGGTCGGAGTGGCCCAGGGCGTCGTCGAGCAGCACCGGCACCCCGTCCTCCGGGTCCACCAGCAGGGCGGTGGCGAGCCGGATGAGGATCACCAGCTGCTCCTTGGCCCCGGTGGACAGGGCCGCGAAGGGCAGCCAGTCGCCGTCGAGCTTGCGCTGCTCCACCTCCAGGGTGCCGCTCACCTGCACCTCGAACTCCGGGCCGTAGACGGCCCGGCCCAGCTGCTCCACCGCGGTGCGGAACGGCTGGACGTACTGGGCGTGGGCGCGCTCGCGGTGGGCCAGCAGGGTGCGCTCCAGCAGCAGGGCCGCCTCGGCCCGCCGCTCCATCCCGGCCAGGTGGCGCCGGGCGGCCTCGAGCCGGGTCTCGGCCTGGTCGTGGACCAGCTGCACCCGGTCGCGGCCCATGCCCTCGAGCTTGCCCAGCAGGGAGCTGCGGCGGCCCTGCCGGTCGGTGAGCAGCCGCTCGAGCCCGGCGACCTGGTCGGCCACGAGCTGCCGGTCCGCGAGCACTCGCTCGGCGTCCAGACCCGTCAGGTGCGCCTCGTGCGCGTCGATCTCCTCCTGGACGGCGGCCAGCGCCGCACCGGCCGCGGTGACGGCGCGCTCGAGCTCCTCGTCCGGCACGTCGTGGCGGGCCTCCTCGAGCCGGGCCCGGGCGGCGGTGAGGGCCCGCTCCTGCTCCAGGGCCGCACCCTGCAGGGAGTGCAGCCGCGTCTGCGCCTTCTCCAGGTTCGCCCGGGCCGCCTGGGCGGCCGCCTCCGTGCGGCGGGCGGCGTCCTCGGCCTCGATGAGGGCGTCCTCGGCGGCCTGGACCGTGGCCTGCGCCGCGTCGGCCGACGCCGGCAGCGGCACGTCGCCGCTGCGCCGCTCGCCGTACTGCTCGATCGCCGCCGCGAGGCGGTCCCGCTCGTCGCGCAGCCGGCTCTCGTCCTCGCCGTCCAGGAGCCGGTCGCGGTCCGCCACGGCCTCGCGCACCTGCCGGGCCAGCTCCTGGGCGTCGCGCCACGCCGCCCGCGCCTCGGCGACCGAGCCGAGCCCGTGCCGCGCCAGCAGCGCGGCGAAGGCCTCGGCGGCCTGCTGCGCGGCGTCCCGGCGGGTCTCGATGCCCTGCTCCGGGGAGATCCGCACCCGCCACTCGCCGGGGATCTCGATCTCGACCTCGTCGGTCACCGGGACCGACCACGGCTCCTCGGAGCGGACCTCCTCCGTGGCGCCGCAGCGCTCGATGCGGCGGGCGTGCCCGAGCGCGGTGAGCTCCACCCGGGCGCTGCCGGCGGCCAGCTCCGCCTCGGCCCGCTCCGCGGCGCGCTGGGCCCGGTCGAGTTCGTCCAGGACGTCCTCGTCGATCTCGGTGATGGGCCGGGACTGCAGCTCGGCCAGCCGCGCCCGGACCGCCTCAAGGGAGTCCAGGATCGTGCTCGCGCGGCGGTGGCGCCCGACGTCCTCGAGGTGCTTCTGGTCCTCCCGCGCGGACCGGTGCGCCGCCCGGGCCTCCTGCACGGCGGCCTGGGCCGCGGCGCGGCGCTGCTCGGTCTCCTCGGCCTGCTCCCGCACCGGTGCGAGGTCCTCCTCGCAGGCGCGCAGGTCTCCGGCGAGAGCGGCGCTGCGCTCCTCATCGGCGGCCAGGGCGGCGACCAGCTCCGTGCGGCGGCTCGCGCGCTCGCGGGCGCGGTCGAGCTCGCCCTGGGCGGCGTCCCGGCGGCGCTGCGCCTCCTGCTGCTGCCGCTGGACGGCCTCGATCTGCTCGGCGGCACGGTCCAGCTCCGCCCGCTCGGCCCGGGCCGCGGCGAGCTTGCGGCCGGAGTCGGCGATCTCCTCGGTGAGCTCCGCCAGCTCGTCCTCGACTCCGGCGATGCCGCGCAGCTCCTCGGCGGCCGCCGCGGCGGCGGTCTCGGCGTCCCGGCAGTCGGTCTCGGCCTGGACGAACTTGGCGTTCCTCTTCCGCGTGGAGGTCCAGTACCGGTCGCACTCCGCGCCCACGCGCTCCAGCAGGGTGGTGACCTCGCGGTCGTCGCCCTGGGCCTCGCCGGCGCGGGACTCCAGGGCCCGGCGCAGCGCGGCGCTGTCGGTCAGGGCGTTCTGGTCCAGGCCGCTGGCCTGGAGGTAGCGCAGCGCCTGCCACAGGATGGTGTCGGCGGTGGCCCACAGCTGCTCGGCGGCGTCGTGGGCCTCGCGGCCGGTGACCGTGCGCCCGGCCGAGGCGCCCGAGACGTGACGCAGGGTCGTGGTGGGCCGCTTCAGCCACTGCTTGGTGTAGACCACCCGGGTCGGCCCGATCGAGAATTCCGCCTCCACGAGCACGGGCACGTCCCGGCCGGCGGGCTTCGCCTCGAGGATCGTGCGCTTCTTGCTGCTGTCCGGCAGGGCGATCAGCGCGTCCAGCGCGTCGATCATGGAGGTCTTGCCGATCTCGTTGCGGCCGGTGACCACCACGACCCCGGCGTCGGGGAACTCGATCTCGCGGGCGGTCACGCCGCGGAAGTTCTCGAGCTTGAGGCGGTGCAGCTTCATCGGGTCGGTCCTCCCACGAGGCGGTACAGGAGCCGCAGCGCGTCCCCGGCGGCGGGGGCGTCCTCGGCGTCGGAGGCGGCTTTCTCGCGCAGTTCGACGACGGCGTCCGCGGCGTAGCCGCCGACGTCGAGGTCCTCGAACTCGTGCTCGTCCGGGACGACCACCAGGTCGGTGTGCCGCTCCCACGCGTTGAGGCTCGCGAAGACCTCCGCCTGCTGCGCGAGCAGGTTCTCCAGCGCCGCGGAGGCGGACAGGCTCAGGGTGCCGGTGAACACGGTCTGCAGGATGATCCGCTCCTTGGGCGTGAGCGCGGCGAGCTCGGCCCGCAGGGCGTCGACGTCCTCGGGGCCGTCCAGCCGGCGCTGGAGGCGCAGGTGCTCCCACCGGCCCACCTCGTGGGCGGTGACCTGCGCGCCGGCGTCGTCCAGGGCAACCTCCAGGACCTGCCCGCGGCCGTGCTCGCGGAAGCTCGTGGACTCGTGGGTGCCGGAGTAGTGGATGGCGCCGCGGCCGTCCTCGGGCCAGCGGATGTGCCGGTCGCCCAGCGCCACGTAGTGGATCGCCCCGCGCGCCAGCGCCTCGTCCAGGGGCGCCCGGCGCACGGTTGTCAGGGAGTTCTGGTCGGGGTCCAGCTCGTCGAGCATGCCGTGGCCCACCACGATCCGCAGCGTCCCGTCCGCCGTCAGGCCCTCCAGGGCCGGGGCGACCGGGTCCGCGTCGGGCCGCTTGCTGCGCCAGGGGGCGGCCACCAGCTCCACGCCGTCGGCGGCGGGCCAGGGGCCGACGTCGTCCAGGAGCACGACGTTGTCCGGCTTGAGCTGCTGGAAGGCGTCCTGGGCGTAGATCGACCCCGGGCCGAGGGGGTCGTGGTTGCCGGGCAGCAGGTACACCGGCAGCTGCACGGCGCCCATGGCGTCCAGGGCGCGGCCGACGTCCCGGCGGCTGAGGTTGGCGTGCTCGAAGACGTCGCCGGCCACCACCACGAACGCGCATCCCCGCTCGCGGGCCAGCTCCCCTATCCGGCGGATCGTCTCCACGCGGTCGCCCGTGTACCGGGACTGGGCCTCGCCCTCGAGGTAGTGCCGGGTCATGCCCAGCTGCCAGTCGCTCGTGTGGAGGAAGCGGGTGCTCGTCATCGAAGCTCCTCGGTGGGTGGCCGGTGTGCTGCCCCGGGGGTGTGGGTCCTCTGCCACGCTAGCGGGACCGGCGGACACCGCACGCGCGGCACCCCGGCATGTGCTTGAGTAAGGCCATGGTGCGCACCAGTGCGAGCGATCTGTGGCCCGCCGTCCACGCCGAGCGCGCGGCCCTGGCCGAGGACCTGGCCGACCTGGACGAGGACCGGTGGGCGGTGCAGTCCCTGTGCGGGCGGTGGTCGGTGGAGGAGGTCGTCGCCCACCTGACCGCGGCCGCGAGCCTCGGCCGGTTCCGGTGGCTCCGGAGCATGCTGGGCGCCCGGTTCGACGCCGGCTTGCACAACCAGCGCCGGCTGGAGGAGCACCGGGGTGCCACGCCGGCCGAGACGCTCCAGCGGTTCCGCGCCGTGGCCGGGAGCAGGACAGCACCCTCCAAGGACACCGCGGCGTGGCTGGGTGAGGTCGTCGTGCACGGCCAGGACATCCGCCGCCCGCTCGGGCTGCCCCGCACCCCGCCGGTCGGCACGGTGACCGAGGTGGCGCGGTTCTTCGCGGGCCGGGACTTCGCCGTGCCCAGCCGCAGCACGGCCGAGGGCCTGCACCTGGTGGCGACCGACGGCCCGTTCGAGACCGGCTCCGGCCCGGAGGTCCGCGGGACCACGCTGGCGCTCACCATGGCGATGGCCGGCCGCGCGGCGTACTGCGACGACCTGACGGGTGAGGGCGTCCCCATCCTGCGGTCCCGCTGCACTCCTGCCTGAGAGAGTGGGGGAGGACCGGCCCTGGCCGGTTCCGCGCGCCACCCACACCCGAGCAGAGGAGACACCGTGCCCGAGACCATCGCCGGCATCACCGTTCCCGATTCGCCCCTCGCCCGCGAGACCACCGAGCTGGTCCGCAAGGCCGCCGACGAGAACCTGTTCCACCACTCCCGCCGGGTCTTCCTCTTCGGCATGCTCAAGTCCGCCGCCCGCGGGATCGAGGTGGACCCGGAGCTCGCCTACGTCGGGGCGATGTTCCACGACCTCGGCCTCACCGACGAGTACCGCACCCGGGACCAGCGCTTCGAGATCGACGGCGCGGCCGCGGCCCAGGCGTTCCTGCGCGACCACGGCCGCTCCGCGGAGGAGGCCCGCACCGTGTGGCTGGCGATCGCCCTGCACACCACTCCGGAGATCCCGCTGCACCTGGAGCCCGAGGTCGCCATGGTCACCCTCGGCGTCGAGACCGACGTGCTGGGCCTGGACCTGGACCAGATCTCCGAGGAGCACCGCGCCGAGGTCGTCGCCGCGCACCCCCGCCCGGACTTCAAGAACCGGATCCTCCGCGCCTTCTACGACGGCATGGCCGACCGTCCCGAGACCACCTTCGGCACCATGAACGACGACGTGCTCGCCCACTTCGACCCCGACTTCCACCGGGAGGACTTCGTGCGCATCATCCAGGGCAACGCCTGGCCCGAGTGAGCCCGGGCAGCCGGTGCATACCTCTGCCGGGGCCCGTCTGCCGGTGGGCGCGGCATCGCCGAGGCCGCCTGCGCCGCCGGCATCAGCGGCACTGGCGCACTGGGCCGGACGTTCGCGGCACGGTTCCAGATCTCGACCACCCAGTACCGCGCGCGCTTCACCAGGACCGTTGACCTAGCCCGGTGAGGGCCGGCGGCCGCTGCGGACCGCAACGGCGTCGTCACACCGTCATGCCGATCGAGGGAGGGAGGACCATGGAATGCCTGTCCCACCGTGTGGGTGGGACCCGCTCCTGCCAGCCCGGGCCTCGGCACACCAGCTGGAAAACGTCGGGTGCACCAGGGCCATCGACAGTCACGAAGGGCGCCTGGGGCATCCTCTTGGCCCAACCGCCGGGCGTCCCCACCGGAGGTCTTCAGTAGTGCTGTGTCCCCCAACCGGGGGACTCAGCTTTCCTGCCGGACGCGGATGTCGAGGCTGATTGCTATGCCAAGAACGTTATCGACACTGACCAACACCGTTTTTTGCGGTTTCTTCGTCCCTTTGCACCGACAAACAATCACCCTCCTTATGATGAGTGTGCAATGAATCACATGCACCCATTTGCGGAGGAATCGCGATGAAGAAGACTGCAGCAGCACTGGCGGCACTGGCCGCCGCCGGGTTCACGGGGTTGTCGATGGCACCGGCCTCGGCTCAGATGTTCCAGAACTGCACGGACGCCAACAATGCCGGCTACTACAACATCCCGGCGTCGTCCGCCGCCTACAGCCTCGATCTCGACGGCAACGAGGACGGCGTCGCCTGCGAGGGCGGCGGCACTTCGGTCTACATCTTCCCGACGCCCGACACTCCGGTCGCGCCGAACCCCACCGATGTCGTGCAGGACGGTGTCGTCCAGAACCCTGCCGTCTTCGACAACTGCACCGAGGCCCGCGCTGCCGGCCGGGTCAACATCCCCGTCGGTGACCCCGCGTACGCCCTGCACCTCGACGCCGACCGGGACGGCTTCGGCTGCGACGCCGACGGCACGGACGACGGCGTGCAGTACCAGGAGATCGTCGACTGGGTGCCGGAGGACTGGAACAACGGTGGCCAGGGCTACGACCAGGTCGGTCAGGTGCCGGTCGGCGGTGCCGACACCGGCGTCGAGGGCGAGTCCGCCGCGCCCGGTCTCGCGCTCGCGGGCGGCCTGACCCTGGTGGCCGCGGCCGGCGTGACCGTTGTGGCCCGCCGCCGCGCCGTCCGAGCCTGAGACACGGCTCGTCGGCAACCAGCAGGCAAGGGCAACGGGATAAGTTTCGTGTCCGTGCTGACGCTCTTCCGCGACCGCCGCAGCGGCTTCCTGGCCGCTGCGGCGGTGGCCGCCCTGCTGGTCACCGGCTGCGCCCAGGGATCCGAGGGTGATCCGGGAGCGGACGCGACAGGCCCATCGTCCCCGTCTGCCCCTTTCGCGACCACGGGACCGTCCGCGAACCCTTCCAATCCGGCGCCCGGGCCGGCGATTGAGTCAGCAGACAGCCAAGTGCCCATGGAGGAGTCGGTGCCGGTCTCCGTGCGCATCCCCGCCATCGGAGCCCAGTCCGAACTGCTGCACCTGGGCCTGCGTGAGGATCGCACGCTGGACGTGCCGCCCGGAATTCCGGGCTCGCCCGCGTCCTGGTACAACCAATCGCCCACACCGGGAGAGCGCGGGCCGGCGGTCCTCCTCGGCCACGTCAATGCGACCGACGGCGGCCCCGGCGTCTTCGCCGGACTGCGCGACCTGGCGCCGGGGGACACCATCGAGGTGGCGCGAGAGGACGGCTCGACTGCGGTGTTCACTGTGGAGCGGGCTGAACAGTACTCCAAGGACAGCTTCGACACCCAGGCCGTCTACGGGAACACCGAGCGGCCCGAGCTGCGGCTGATCACCTGCGACGGCTACAACACCTTCACAGGCGAGTTCGACGACAACTACGTCGTCTTCGCTACTTTGGTCGGCTGAAACGCTCTCTCGGCCGGGCGCAGCGCTCGACCAACCCGCACGGACGACGTCCGCCCCGCTTCACCCGTGCCGGTAGGTCTGTCCCATCTCGGTGTGTGACCAGCGGGCCTCGATCCGGGGGTCGCCGCTGCGCCGCACGGCCGCCGCGGTCTCCCGGTCCAGCTCGGAGCGCCACTCCTCGATGGTGAGCAGGTCCGAGGACCGCAGCAGCGGCTGCCGGTAGATGTTCAGGGCCCGGGCCACGTCGCCCTGCTCGAGGGCGCTCCGGAGTCGCGAGACGTCGCTGGTGACCGCCGTCGGGTCGGCGAAGCGGTACGGGCCGGTGGTGATCACCGCGCCGATCCTGCGGCGCACACGGTGGATCTCCGTGCGGACCGTGCCCGGGGTGCCGCGCTCGCCGTAGAGCTCGTAGGCCATCTCCTCGGCGCTCCACCCGCGCTCGCGCAGACTGAGCAGCGCCAGGATCTCCGCCGAGCGCGTCGGCAGGGGGAACCAGTCCCCGCCGCCCACGCGGGCCGTGGCCGGCTCGGCCAGCAGGCGCAGCTCCAGGGACGGGGTGCCGGTGCCGCGGGCGGCGTGCGGCGGCGAGGGCGCCTGGGCGGCGAGCAGCGTCTCGACGACGCGCGCGGCCGAGCGCACCAGGCCCCGGGTGTCCGGGGTGGCGGTGCCCCGGGGGCCGGAGAGGTCGATGACGCCGAGCACCTCACCGCTGCCCGGGTGCCGCACCGGGGCGGACGTGCAGTCCCAGGCGCTGTGGGAGCGGGCGAAGTGCTCCGTTCCCCGCAGCTCCTCCGGGGCTCCGGTGCGCAGCGCCTGGGCGATCGCGTTGGTGCCCACGCCGTGCTCGTCCCAGCCGGCGCCCTCGACGAACCCGAGCCGGTCGGCGCGCCCCAGCGGCGAGCGCCCTCCGCGCCGCCACAGCACCGTGCCGTCCGGTCCCGCGAGGACCGCGACCCGGGCCTCGGCGGCGTCGCGGGCGACGCCCAGCAGATCGGCGACGACATCGACGTGCGCTCCCAGCGGGGAGAGCGCCCGCTGGTGCTCCACCTCGTGGTCCGGGAGCACCTCCCGCGGGCCGTCCAGGTCCCGGGACATGCCCCGGGCGGCGCACCGCTCCCAGGCGGAACGCACCCGTTCCGGTGCTCCGGCCGATCCGCAGCTGTCCACAGCGCACTCCTCCGTCCTCGGTGCCCGCCCTCCGCGTGCGTCCTGATGCAACGTCGCGGAAACCCCCGCGGCTCCACAGTGGTGACACGCATCACACCGGACCCTATGCCACCGGGCGTCCGGCGTACATGGAGGAGGAACCATGACCGACATCGACACCGGAGTGCGCGCCGGAACAGAGACCGCCCGTACCTGGCTGGCGTCCCTGGAGCACGCCCTCACCGCCGGGAACGCGGACGCGGCTGCGGGACTGTTCGAGGAGGACGGCTTCTGGCGCGACTTCCTGGCCTTCACCTGGAACCTCAAGACCCTGGAGGGCCGCGAGCAGATCTGCCGGATGCTCGCGCAGACCCTGCCGCACGTCCGGCCCTCCGGGTGGGAGGTCGAGGGCGAACCGACCACGGCGGACGGCGTCACGGAGTGCTGGGTGCGCTTCGAGACCGCCGCCGGCTCCGGATGGGGCTACCTGCGCCTGCGCGACGGCAAGGCGTGGACCCTGCTCACCACGCTGCAGGACCTGCGCGGCTTCGAGGAGAAGAAGGGCCCCCGGCGGGACCGCGGCGTCGTCCACGAGATCACCCGGGAGCGCACCACCTGGCTGGAGCGGCGCCGAGCGCGGGAGGAGGCCCTGGGCCGCAGCGAGCAACCGTACTGCCTCGTGGTCGGCGGCGGGCAGGGCGGGATCGGCCTGGCCGCCCGGCTGGGCCGCCTGGGCATCCCCACGATCGTGGTGGACAAGCACGAGAAGGCCGGCGACGCCTGGCGCAACCGCTACAAGTCCCTGCACCTGCACGACCCGGTCTGGTACGACCACATGCCCTACCTGCCGTTCCCCGACGACTGGCCGGTGTTCCCCGCCAAGGACAAGGTCGCGGACTGGCTGATGCACTACGCCGACATCATGGAGCTCAACTACTGGGCCAGGACGGAGTGCCGGTCGGCCGAGTGGAACGAGCAGGCCGGGACCTGGACCGTCGTCGTGGACCGCGACGGCGAGGAGATCGTGCTGCACCCCACCCAGCTGGTCTTCGCGCTGGGGGTCTCCGGGTACCCGCGGATCCCGGAGTTCCCCGGCGCCGAGACCTTCCGGGGCGCGCAGCACCACTCCTCCGCCCACGCCGGGGGCGACGACTGGGCGGGCAAACGGGCCGTGGTC
Protein-coding sequences here:
- a CDS encoding VOC family protein, which encodes MAYQFYPHIPVTDLARSRAFYEALGWSVAPGLEEGHSVILELGENFGVTLVERDYMQRVIGGDQELADPGRTVSGGYALVVDTPEEVDALAERAVAAGATTHRAEDAGYMRNRVFADPDGHRWNIAWVDPLVMERNWDAVKEKYPEAALPQG
- a CDS encoding AAA family ATPase codes for the protein MKLHRLKLENFRGVTAREIEFPDAGVVVVTGRNEIGKTSMIDALDALIALPDSSKKRTILEAKPAGRDVPVLVEAEFSIGPTRVVYTKQWLKRPTTTLRHVSGASAGRTVTGREAHDAAEQLWATADTILWQALRYLQASGLDQNALTDSAALRRALESRAGEAQGDDREVTTLLERVGAECDRYWTSTRKRNAKFVQAETDCRDAETAAAAAAEELRGIAGVEDELAELTEEIADSGRKLAAARAERAELDRAAEQIEAVQRQQQEAQRRRDAAQGELDRARERASRRTELVAALAADEERSAALAGDLRACEEDLAPVREQAEETEQRRAAAQAAVQEARAAHRSAREDQKHLEDVGRHRRASTILDSLEAVRARLAELQSRPITEIDEDVLDELDRAQRAAERAEAELAAGSARVELTALGHARRIERCGATEEVRSEEPWSVPVTDEVEIEIPGEWRVRISPEQGIETRRDAAQQAAEAFAALLARHGLGSVAEARAAWRDAQELARQVREAVADRDRLLDGEDESRLRDERDRLAAAIEQYGERRSGDVPLPASADAAQATVQAAEDALIEAEDAARRTEAAAQAARANLEKAQTRLHSLQGAALEQERALTAARARLEEARHDVPDEELERAVTAAGAALAAVQEEIDAHEAHLTGLDAERVLADRQLVADQVAGLERLLTDRQGRRSSLLGKLEGMGRDRVQLVHDQAETRLEAARRHLAGMERRAEAALLLERTLLAHRERAHAQYVQPFRTAVEQLGRAVYGPEFEVQVSGTLEVEQRKLDGDWLPFAALSTGAKEQLVILIRLATALLVDPEDGVPVLLDDALGHSDPQRLRRLASAITTAGERTQVIVLTSNPERFANLREARRIEM
- a CDS encoding metallophosphoesterase family protein — its product is MTSTRFLHTSDWQLGMTRHYLEGEAQSRYTGDRVETIRRIGELARERGCAFVVVAGDVFEHANLSRRDVGRALDAMGAVQLPVYLLPGNHDPLGPGSIYAQDAFQQLKPDNVVLLDDVGPWPAADGVELVAAPWRSKRPDADPVAPALEGLTADGTLRIVVGHGMLDELDPDQNSLTTVRRAPLDEALARGAIHYVALGDRHIRWPEDGRGAIHYSGTHESTSFREHGRGQVLEVALDDAGAQVTAHEVGRWEHLRLQRRLDGPEDVDALRAELAALTPKERIILQTVFTGTLSLSASAALENLLAQQAEVFASLNAWERHTDLVVVPDEHEFEDLDVGGYAADAVVELREKAASDAEDAPAAGDALRLLYRLVGGPTR
- a CDS encoding maleylpyruvate isomerase family mycothiol-dependent enzyme is translated as MVRTSASDLWPAVHAERAALAEDLADLDEDRWAVQSLCGRWSVEEVVAHLTAAASLGRFRWLRSMLGARFDAGLHNQRRLEEHRGATPAETLQRFRAVAGSRTAPSKDTAAWLGEVVVHGQDIRRPLGLPRTPPVGTVTEVARFFAGRDFAVPSRSTAEGLHLVATDGPFETGSGPEVRGTTLALTMAMAGRAAYCDDLTGEGVPILRSRCTPA
- a CDS encoding HD domain-containing protein; this translates as MPETIAGITVPDSPLARETTELVRKAADENLFHHSRRVFLFGMLKSAARGIEVDPELAYVGAMFHDLGLTDEYRTRDQRFEIDGAAAAQAFLRDHGRSAEEARTVWLAIALHTTPEIPLHLEPEVAMVTLGVETDVLGLDLDQISEEHRAEVVAAHPRPDFKNRILRAFYDGMADRPETTFGTMNDDVLAHFDPDFHREDFVRIIQGNAWPE
- a CDS encoding excalibur calcium-binding domain-containing protein, with product MKKTAAALAALAAAGFTGLSMAPASAQMFQNCTDANNAGYYNIPASSAAYSLDLDGNEDGVACEGGGTSVYIFPTPDTPVAPNPTDVVQDGVVQNPAVFDNCTEARAAGRVNIPVGDPAYALHLDADRDGFGCDADGTDDGVQYQEIVDWVPEDWNNGGQGYDQVGQVPVGGADTGVEGESAAPGLALAGGLTLVAAAGVTVVARRRAVRA
- a CDS encoding class F sortase; translated protein: MLTLFRDRRSGFLAAAAVAALLVTGCAQGSEGDPGADATGPSSPSAPFATTGPSANPSNPAPGPAIESADSQVPMEESVPVSVRIPAIGAQSELLHLGLREDRTLDVPPGIPGSPASWYNQSPTPGERGPAVLLGHVNATDGGPGVFAGLRDLAPGDTIEVAREDGSTAVFTVERAEQYSKDSFDTQAVYGNTERPELRLITCDGYNTFTGEFDDNYVVFATLVG
- a CDS encoding GAF domain-containing protein; its protein translation is MRSAWERCAARGMSRDLDGPREVLPDHEVEHQRALSPLGAHVDVVADLLGVARDAAEARVAVLAGPDGTVLWRRGGRSPLGRADRLGFVEGAGWDEHGVGTNAIAQALRTGAPEELRGTEHFARSHSAWDCTSAPVRHPGSGEVLGVIDLSGPRGTATPDTRGLVRSAARVVETLLAAQAPSPPHAARGTGTPSLELRLLAEPATARVGGGDWFPLPTRSAEILALLSLRERGWSAEEMAYELYGERGTPGTVRTEIHRVRRRIGAVITTGPYRFADPTAVTSDVSRLRSALEQGDVARALNIYRQPLLRSSDLLTIEEWRSELDRETAAAVRRSGDPRIEARWSHTEMGQTYRHG
- a CDS encoding flavin-containing monooxygenase; the protein is MTDIDTGVRAGTETARTWLASLEHALTAGNADAAAGLFEEDGFWRDFLAFTWNLKTLEGREQICRMLAQTLPHVRPSGWEVEGEPTTADGVTECWVRFETAAGSGWGYLRLRDGKAWTLLTTLQDLRGFEEKKGPRRDRGVVHEITRERTTWLERRRAREEALGRSEQPYCLVVGGGQGGIGLAARLGRLGIPTIVVDKHEKAGDAWRNRYKSLHLHDPVWYDHMPYLPFPDDWPVFPAKDKVADWLMHYADIMELNYWARTECRSAEWNEQAGTWTVVVDRDGEEIVLHPTQLVFALGVSGYPRIPEFPGAETFRGAQHHSSAHAGGDDWAGKRAVVIGSNNSAHDICADLWEHGAEVTMVQRSSTHISRSDSLMDLVLKPLYSEEALEAGITTEQADMLFASWPYRVLPDVQRPAFQEMAERDRDFYEALEAAGFDLDFGEDGSGLFLKYLRRGSGYYIDVGASQLIIDGRVRLASGQVDHLTQDAVVLDDGTELPADLVVHATGYGSMNEWLADLISPEVADRVGKCWGYGSDTTRDPGPWEGELRNMWKPTNVENLWIHGGNLHQSRHYSKYLALQLKARMEGLPTPVFGLEESHHPR